The DNA segment CAAGAGATTAAGATGATCAATGTTGAAACGTTAGAGATGCAAACTGAATTACGATTTTTTGAACCGTTTGAAGGAACTGAAAGAAGTTATATGAAAGTTTCTTCTTTAGATCCAAAAAAATCAAAAGTAATTTGGGGTTTTGATGGATCTATGCCTTATCCATTTAATTTGATGTTACTTTTTATGAATTTTGAAGAAATGATTGGAAATGATTTTGAAGAAGGTCTTTCCAATTTAAAACAAGTATTAGAAAAATAAGGTTTATTTCCCCTTTGAACAAACAAAATATCTATTGGCAACTCTACCAAGAGGATCCCATCATCAAACCAGGATTTCCATCTCCGATTCTGGCAGATCCTAGTTTTTTATTTCCTGAATCTTGCCCTGATGGTCTGTGGCATTTATTTGCGCATAACATCTTCGGTGTGTTAGAGTATGTTTCCGAGGATGGTATCCATTGGAAAAAAAAGAAATCCATTGTTCGTAATGCAATGCGTCCTTTTATCTACTCTGAAGATGGAACTTATTATTTGTATTATGAAAAATACAAATTTTTACATGTCCTCATGTCTTGGTTTCCGTATCGTAAATGGAAATCAAAAATTGAAGTGAAAACGAGCAAAGATTTAGTCCATTGGTCAGCTTCAAAAACTGTTATCGTGCCAAAATTTCCATTTCATAAAGATCCAAACTTTGGTGAATCTGTTAGTAATCCTTGTCTTGTGAAATTTGGAAATAAGTACAGGATGTACTTTTCATCATCACTAGTGATGATTCCTGATTGTGGTTTTTGTGAACCAAAGTACATTACGGTTGCTGAAGCCAGTTCCCCACTAGGCCCATTTTCGTATTTTTCAGATCCGATTTTATCACCTAACGATATGGATCCATTTTGTAATTTGGGTGCCGGTTCCATTAAAGTGATCCCTTGGAAAGGCAGATACTTAGGGTTTCA comes from the Leptospira ellinghausenii genome and includes:
- a CDS encoding family 43 glycosylhydrolase, which produces MNKQNIYWQLYQEDPIIKPGFPSPILADPSFLFPESCPDGLWHLFAHNIFGVLEYVSEDGIHWKKKKSIVRNAMRPFIYSEDGTYYLYYEKYKFLHVLMSWFPYRKWKSKIEVKTSKDLVHWSASKTVIVPKFPFHKDPNFGESVSNPCLVKFGNKYRMYFSSSLVMIPDCGFCEPKYITVAEASSPLGPFSYFSDPILSPNDMDPFCNLGAGSIKVIPWKGRYLGFQNGIFWNPVRKESCSAILFLQSEDGINFERINNTPILGPTGRGWKASHVYACDVKYSEAENIFILYFNARDKAHWTKGKEAIGLFVGKVEETKENLKSKSTSKSKKQGSRSLKNKPKEKAKVTTKKIPSKPKTKKSKSK